From the genome of Prunus persica cultivar Lovell chromosome G8, Prunus_persica_NCBIv2, whole genome shotgun sequence:
CATGTCCTTGTCCAAGCATAgctgtggtttttttttaccacTTAGTGCCCATTATCAAATCCCAAAAATGTTATTaaattttgtgtgttgttttttttgttttttctttgctcCGTTGAGTTTTCAAATGTGGTCCCTTTGGAATACATCCAAAATTCCCAACCACTACCAACCAGATGAGCCTCCCCCCCACTaccaaaaaacaaacccaGTTCTTTGCATTTGCCATTATCCCAAATCCATCCCCAGAATAAGATAACCCATGCCAATTTTAGTCTTCTTTCTAGTTTCTACTATCTAGAATCTAGATAGAATAACGATGATTAACCAAACAAACAGATGTAGAAAGATGGCCAAGTCCATGTGTCCAATCACTTATCTTGCTCAGTTTTCATGTCTTTTCTGgtgaataatattaataatagattggggttttggtttttttgggtgaCTGGGATGGATGGTACGCCAATGCCATCCCATGAGAGGTCTTGTACCAATTATTTTACAACAACGTAacctttctaattttttatttttttaatacaagcgatagtctttCTATCTTTCGTTTCAACTTTCAGTATCATCTTTCTGAGGCGATTTTGAAGTTTAAATCCTTGATGGAACaccaaaaatatggaaaaaggggatcaaaatttcaaagcaaGCAAAAGCCTAGCAGAACATGCAGAAAGGCATGCACTGATGTCAAGGATAAAGACGCATAAGGCAAAACAGGGTCAAAGCTCTTCACCGGGAAAAGGCGTGATTGAAGTTAAAAGAagcaatgaaatgaaacaaaaggTCAGGAACTGACGAAGAAGATTGAAACGCCAACGAAAtcttttatatttgatttaaggGAGGCTAGTAGTACAACAGTAAGTAACACAGAGTAGTATAACATTTGATTTATGTTCATAACAAGGAGCATATGTTCCTTCCACAGTTCAAGTTCTGAAAAATTAGTGCTTACAATAAAATCCATTTACTAAATAACATATTGATCAACCACCAAGCATTTTACCCCAACCCTTCCCTTCATCAATCATGGTCAGAAGTGAGCCAGGGTAAAAGCTTTTACATCTGTTGGGTGGTTATGCCAAATCCCACAATTTGAGTTCTGATCCTTCCTTCCAAGCTGCCGAAAATGGCCGCCGGCCTTCTCTGGCAACTTGAAGAGACATAGAACAAGACAAGTATCCCCAGAGCAAGAATGATATCGAACAGTTCCGAAGGGCGACGGTAGCAGAACTCTAAAATTACGACAACAAATGGTAAACACAGTAAGTAAGTAACAAGTAATACTAGACAATCTTACAACTAGACACGAGGGCAGTGCAAAAGGAGGGGGGAGGAACCCAAGTAAAATGTCAATCTTTTGCTATGTATGGCTGGCTGTAGGTAAAGTTAAGTAGAGTTTATTAACAGTCAGGATTGACGAAGTTGCTTATCTCCTCCATGAGACAATAGAAATGCTCATTGTTTGGCAGGAAGTAGAAACCGATTGTGGCCTGCTTTAGATAAAGGAGCTTCACATCCTGACCTGAATTCTTCAGCCCTTCCACATACGCCAATTGCCAATCTTGGACAAGATCAAAACCAGCCACAACAACAAGACTTTTGGGGAATTTGAGCCCTTCAAGGCTTTTATCTCTGGGGCCAAATATATTACATGCTGGGTGGTCTCTGTCTTCTCCTTCAGGAAGAAAAGCTCGCCAGTACCAATCGCGGTCTTGAATTGTAACGAAATACTTCCCATCCAATCTCTTTTCTGATTCTGTTCTCTTTTGCCCACCAAACATGGGGTGAAGAAGGATGTTTCCCAATACCTCAACTTCTGCTTCAGCTGCTTTTACTGCAACATGGTGAGCAATGTTGCCACCTGAACTGTCTCCAGCCAGGTAAACATGAACCTTTGAGTCCTTCCCACTCCGAAGCCATGTTCTTGATTTAACCCACTTGAGAGTTGCCCAGCCATCATCATATGCACAAGGATATCGATGTTCAGGCGATCGACGATAATTTACTGACACTACAACAGCCTTGCATGTATTAACAAGACGGCGACAGAATGTATCATAGATGGCACTGTTGGCTGAGGAATGAGTGAAGCTACCACCATGGAAGAAAATTATGACTGGGACAATCTTGGTGGTGCTCAAGGGTTTCTCAAGATCCACAATCCCCCATTGAGCCTCATTTTCAGGGGCCTGTAGGTAAACCCGGTTAAGGAGTCCGGTACCTCTATCAACGTGATCAAATGAGAAAACCCCATCAACTGGAATTGTATTGGCAGGGACTTTGCGGTCAAGAAACTCTGCCAACTCACGGTTGAATGTTCCATCAGCCCGGCGCAGGAGATTGTAAGCTAGCTTGAAATTGGAGATGAGTACCCATGTATTAAGCGGAACGACCCtctgaaaaaggaaaagaaatgacAAGGGTTAGAACTTGAATCTATCTATAATATTTCAAGCCTTCAAAGTAAGCCAGCAGGAAATTATTGAACAAGGAAGGCAAAATCGGTGGGAAAACAAACGAGGATGTGCCTAATTCACCTCAAATACCTTCAAATCTTAGTGAAAAGTTGCAAACTTTTGCACCAAATGAAACTAGAACTTATCAAACTTGTAACTTTCCAGAACAAGAAATTGGACCCAACACagaagaaatagaaagaaCTAAGAAAATCCAACCAACCCACGAATCTTAAGCACAGaagataatttttcttttatgaaaaaaaggtGATTAATATAAATGCCCTTGAGAACAATTCAAACCTtcaacccaaacaaaaagagaaaagggaaTCAAACTTGAGTTTGGCCCCAAATGACTCTCAAGTTCAGCAATCTCCAACTTGCTAGAACCAAAAATAGGCAGGCCCAAAATGGCAACacgataaaattaaaattgaagagaaaaacaagaagagagagggagggctTTGAGGGACTAAGATTGATCAAGGCAAGGAACAGAGTGTACCTTGGATTCATTGACGTTGACTTCATTACTGCCAGCCATGAATATCTCTTTTTCTGACGCTCTCTCAACACAGCAAAAGATTCACAACCCAGAAAGAGAGACGCTTAAAACCCAACAATGATCCTGAGCAAAACACCCCCTTGAATGGACATGatagaaaaatggaaaaaagggATGAGTTTGGCAAAGGATGTGATGGGTTTGGCTGAGACCTGAGAGAGAAAGCAATGGATGTGATGGGTTTGGTTATTCTGTGTGGCTCTCCCTCTGTGCTGATGGGcttgggtttgttctttgtacCTCCTCTTTTGAGTTTTATCGGATTGATTCCTCGTTTTGGGTTAACTGAACAAGGAAGAGACACTTCTCTTTCTGAAATAAGAGAGCAGAGACAGCTCAGACCAAGCACAGAGAGAGATCAAAGATATCACTCTGAGAGACAGAGAAAACgtacaaacaacaaaaaaaatagagaaagagaaaggcagagagagagagagagagagagagattgagagtCAAACGCAAAGGAACGGCGGTGGTGAAGACGGAGACGAGAGAGACGACAAAGCAGGCGGCCGAATTAAACTGTTGAGCTGGGAcctactatttttaaattttcaattgtattgttttcattttatatttgcCACCATTGCCAATGGGTCTGCTGCTCTCTCTCACTCGGTTTCTTTGTGCTTCTGTTTTGAGGGAGGGAGGAAAAGAAGGGAAGGAAGGGGGAGGGAGAgtgtgttttgtgtgttgtgttgttgTGCTCTGTTTCTCTCCCGCGAATGGGCTAAAAAGGTTGGAATGGCTACTGACAGCCCTGTTTTGGCTTTACACTGTATTTCTACTTTTTCCATTATTctctatattttataaataaaaaactagtATGAAACTCCAACTATCCCATTGTTATTTTAAGTAATTTTACTTATTAAATATACATAAACAATTTTAATGGATGAAGATATAAATGATTATACAATACTCAATAATATCAAACCTATGGTACTGAAATACAATCAAATAGTATAACTCAggtgttataatataagtgaatAATAAGGTTAAAACTTTCTATTTTTAGGgtataatatcaataaatatataattatattataatatgtgaACAAATTATATCACGTAATTATATTCTTGTACTATACTTATCGTTGTAAATAATAAGCCAAAATATGTGGACCCGTAACTTACCTAACTTTCAAtactttcattttcatcaaGACATATGCTTCATATTTTCTTGTTACTCATGACATCAAGTTACTTGTGGTATTTTGATGGAGTTCTCTATCCAGAAAAATAtggattgttttttttcattttcttgtttcgttttataatgttttttcttctttatttgaaatttgtaattttgtcaAGAGCatgttatctatatatataaagcaaaaagcagagaatggtaaaacattcaaaatatcaaaaaatatcattagttaatacaaacattaagaattgaaattattaattaaataagaataatatagtaaattcatattttgtcatattaaaaaaaatgaaaattaaaaaaaatcagataatataacgtatttttatataacacaactactcattatcttttttaattcaaaaatagaTATAAATTTTTTCCTCGCCTATGAGAGGCTagttattatataaatataggCTTAGATAGAAAGACATAGTAGGAATACGAATATATACTTACTTCCAAGGtccaaccaaaaacaaaaggaatataaaattaaaattatgacAGACGGTGCACTgtgcattgcattgcattgtTAACTACTTTCTACTATGTTCCACACTATTCTGatcaataattaaatatttgcaTCAGAAAAGTCAAACTGGGTTATTTacttttcataatttcataataTTCCTTGAACACCAAAAAGGAGACCTACTACCAACAGAACAGACACACTTTTTACCATAACTTTCAAAcatctttttttaaagtctCGTTATTTTTCAAGAAGGAGGAAACCCAATCACATGAAAGCATCTTCAACAgactttttatctttttattcttAGGTCATCTTTAGTCATGGATTATATCTCAAATATAGttataaaataatacaaaatccATCTCTAACCATGGACTAAACAAATTTTTGGCTAAATTTAGAGAGCTATATTTGGCCATTAGCCCTCCAATCAGGCCACATTTAGCCCAGCTTTGGCCTAATCCTAGGCCAAATTTTTGTGGTCTCTATGCATGTGCTTTTCATTGATgatgtcatatatatatatttaaaagccttttaaaatattttcaatttgtaaaaaaattataaaaaattattggtcATGACTATTGGAGTCAAACCATTGAAACTtatccttttttatatatttaacaaaaaaaattagttaccttttcaaatgtttgaatttaaaaaaattataacaaatTATTGGTCATGGAATATTGTCTCtaaatagtagtttaattaaattaaacaatatataGTTGTGGAATGTATGTGTTGTTGTACTatagtttttctcaaaataataaaatatgaaggattCTAAAATATAGCCATGCATGActggagatggaaaaatttagACCTacactattctttaaaaaattaatattttggagggCTAAATTTTTAGCCCTTGACTACATTTAGCCCTATGACTGGAGATGGCCTTAGTTACTATggctaaaaagaagaaaaattattctCCAGCAGACTCCTCACTTGGCTCTTTATTTTGGAGAACCAACTTTTAGCTCTCTACATCTAGcaagaaggagagagaatttgactaggaggagagagaaaaagggagagagagataaagacATTTGGGAGATTGGTAGGATTGAGTTtctacatttttattttattttaatatattgaatttgcaagagaaagagggagaaagagaaaaataataataataataaaatattttagatTAGCCAAAATAAAGAACATTGTTGGATAGAACATGTTTTTAGTAGTTTATTATAATAGTTTTCTAACTATTTTAGCTATAATTTAGCTTTAATTTAGAGACCCTCCTAAAGATGCTATCTTTAGGATGCTATGAGATAGCCAAAATCCAGCTCTAGCAAACACACCTTAgaattttagaaaataaaacaaaatattcttgaaagaaaaggaaaaataaaaataaaagggagagagagagagagagagagagagacaagaAGAGTTTCCTGCGTGCGGCCGACGCCAAGGCACGTGGCGACAAAGGGTTCCGTCCCGATTCTTTTGCCAAACCTCCATACCCAAAGTACGAATTTATCCTTGAAACACCGAACCTGCCATTCAAGACGACATTGTTTTGTCCGGTAGTGGAAGGCGCGTGACGACATGTTTTTTGTCAGAGGCTGAGGGGGACTTTTGGGAGAGCCCCTTTCATTAACTAAATTGGAAAAACGAAACTTAATTCTAACGTGGGCTTTGAGCTTTGTCGTATTATCTGGAGCGTGTTCTATCCTAATCGTGGGCTACGTACACGTGGCGAATGCATATCTCTCACGTTTTCTAGTGGGCCCATTCTTAGGGCCTTATTCCTAAAATCAAGTTGATACGATGAACTCGGTGGTGGGACCCTTTAAAGCCCCCGTGATGGTCACCAATCAATCCGAGTATACCACGTGGTCCTCATGGTTTGATTGATTAGATATTCCTTGTGACATCTGATGTGGGACACTTTGGTGCATCTCCGCCGTTGgtttcttttgctttgttttttttaatcggATGGCTATGTTATGGAGCCATTGGTGGTGTAGTGTAGGAGAACAAATTCAACAGCAAAAAGATAGACAAGTGACCGGTACACTGTTAGAAGAACATTGATTTTTCTTCGATCATGAGCCACTATGCGgctgtttttattaatttatagtTTCTTACAATTCTTTGCATATTAATTTTATCAGTTTCGATTTTTTGAATTACCGAAGTTTAAGAAATTGGTGGTCATTCATCGTTGTacgtaaattcaacggttcactcactcttacactccttttaagaaacttttttgaaccgttAGATTAACATTCAACGGTGGATAACCACAATCTCTTAGATtcttgtagtccaagagatcgaggttgttaattttatatgaaaataaaaaaatgttttaacATTATGTTTACGTGAACATATTATAAAGTTAAATCATACGATTAACTGTAAGATGTTGAACTTACTGCTCTACAATTGACATAAGCTAAATATACCATACAAATTCATTTAAAAGAACTGTATTGGATTGTATTCATATGTGCGAACTTAGTCATGCCTATCAAATGATCTTGATAGATATTAagatttttcataaattaaaggactttatttgttttgattcAATCCCTTGGCACGATGCAAGGATTGTACATGATTGagtgaaaaattggaaaagaaaatttgcccATTAAATAAGTGaattatttattcaaatattAGTTTGAATGGACAATGTAATTGGACAAAAAACATTGTCCCGTCTAAATAATAAAGACATAAAAGACTACATCAAAGGACGATTATTTTCATCAGGAAAACCAAATTTGTTGGTGAGTGAAACAACAATGCAaacatgaataaaataaaacattaaaattgcCAACTGGCTGGTCGTCTACGatggcttctttttttttttgtcagatTGTCTACGATGGCTAAACCTCCCTCAATAGCATACACACAGAAGCTTCCGAGCTTGTAAATTAGTAAGTGTCTAAGCAATTCACACCCAAGTCCTTCCTCAAACTCCACGATaataaaatacccttaaaaaaTGATGGCATTGGCAACGGTCCAAAACTCcattaatataaattaattttcataaaacaatgATATTATTGAGtgcttgtatttttggatgcATACGTTGTCGTATTGTGAGGGGGTGGCTAAGCATGTGCCACGCCGCAGCGCccaacacacacaaacacaaacacaaactgTACCAAAAACATAATGCCGTGTGGCttacacatatacatatatatttatttaattttttctcttttaatttggGTCATATccgtttttctcttttgggagttgatcttttttttggtagtaACGTGCGGCCCACATTGGGTTTGGCCTTTTGTGCGTTAGGTCAACAACTGGGAACAGCTTTTGTCTTCTTGTGTCCTTCTGGTCAATCCCACTAAAGAGAGgtgaattatttgaattttgtgttCTATAGTAAATCCAAACAATTCCACATGTTGAAAACAAATTAGTAAAGAGGGTTTATTCaactttttttggttggtaatTTCAATTGACTTAGATTTTTAAATCCAGAAACAGACATATAAGTGTGGTAGACCAGCTTGTCACGAAAGCAAGTTAGGTCAATTGATCACGAAAGAGAATTCGTTCCATTACACATTATCTCTtgtattaaaagaaagaaccaAATTTAATTTAGTTAACAAACTCTTCCGACACATCTTAATATAATTGAATGGATTTGGTAACTTTTTATTCTTATAGGCATTTAAAATTAGGGAGATTTACTATTATACTCAATATAGGGAcccaatttataaaaataccctatacgaaatggactttagaaacacactcaaatctcatttacaacataacaaaaaaacttttaatttcttataaattacaaaattgccatcaatttcttaaaataagccaaactccaaaatctcataaaaatacccaaaagaCTCAATAggacatcaaagtaatttaataatcaatattaagtTAAATAAGGCAAGTTAtcattttttaggtttttttggatttgtttatagaaattcaattgtgtagaatttatctataatattagtgttaagaatgagtatatcactaaatatctctaaaaactatgaaaatcataaataattttatgctTGGTTGGTAGTTGGTACATGCATGTTATGTTCAAAATacgataataatattttatgtgTGGCTAGTTTTATGCCATCATTGATCCAATCCCATAAACTTTGGGGGTTAGATTTCAATCATGGGTCGGATTCGATTAAATTAAAAAGTCTACAAAAGTAGCTCATACTAGATTTTCTgaccaaaagacaaaaaataaagttcaaaTAGATTTGAGTTCAatccattttatatatagtGGAAATATTTATCCCTTCCTTGTATAGTTGTAGGCAAAGGCTGGAAGGCAAAGAGTCTATGAGTCAATGAGTCAAAATCCCCTTTGGATACGTTCAGTCTGTGTGTACGCCTTTTGAATGGACAcgaagacaaaaaagaaagccaTGTACAATGAATGAGGATCTTGGAGATGCCTTAAAGTGTGATTAGAACAAAGAAACCACCTAACAAGAAAGAATGTGCATTGAATTTGTGTATGAGCTAGTATTGGCTTTTGGGTGTGTGACCAGATAGATTCTCTCTTCAAGTAAAAACAATTAAGCATGTATCATACTATCATGTGTCTCAATGCATCGTCCCCAAATTTTCTACTCATCCATCTTAAAAGGTCGTGGACCACGCTTTATTATTCGTTAGGTAATACCAAACTGTTAACAGCACTTAAATTAGCATGTAAAGTGAATAATCCAGTTTAAATAAACCGCCGGGTATGATAGCTTTGTCATATGCAACTATCattcattaaaaatttatcTTTACGAGATTCGATGAATGTTTATTAGTTACTTTTTTGATTAAGATATTTAACTGTATGTGCATTCATAAGTATCGTTCACACGCGAACATGAGTTAAGCCAATGGGGTTGCTTCAACTTTGGGATACTTTATTAGCCATTTGCTTGCTTCAACTTACAAGGAACGATCCTCaaccagaaaatgaaaaaggccAGAGAAAACTTTGGAGCAAGCTTACTTATACTAATTAGTATGGATAATTCATAATTATCAAAAGTTGTGACGTAACTATCAAGGCAGCCCAATTGGCCACTGAAGATTATGATATAtttcatatatgttttttttaaaaaaaaattaaactattTTTCTCATATAAAATGAACccaattaagttttttttttttggtggggtTGGATTATAAGGTGTTTGATACAATCATTTTTCTGCAAGCAATGcatcagagaaaaaaaaattaaaaaaattagtgaaATGGACAGCTCTTGCAAACTCACACACTCTTCCTCCGATATAGTATAAACATATGCCATGGTTTCAAACTTTGTTTAGCGTTTGTATTAATTAAAGATGATGGATTGAGTCAGAGCACACATTGTCAAATATAAACTACTTAAATTAGCACATTGAATTTCCAATTCAATGGCAATAAAAAACGATGACCaagggtgatgatgatgacagGGATGACGAatttatgaattaaaaaaaaaaaaacctaagtAAGAAGAAAACGACTGTGGCGAACCATGATGTGGTTCCCTACATTGAGTACAAGGGGTGTGTGGAAGGGAAGAATATACAAATATGTCTGGAGACAGTCACAGCCTATTTTGTGGGAATTTCATAAACCAAGCTTCAATGAATTGGATCAAATCTTTTTAAAAGTTTGAGAATGCTTGCTTTTGATGAGCAATTCCCAGCTTTAGAAATACCGAAAATGGATCTATCAGAATCTAGGAAGGAAACCAATAAAAAGGGGAAATATATTTGTCCCAATTTAGTTTATTGGCGCTTGACAATGcttaaaaaaagggaaagatgGAACTTTTTTtccatatatttaaaataccttttcaatttgaaaatatttttactaATTATTTTAACATCATATATACTCTCACGGCCTTTCTCATTACTAATTAGTTAACACGTATTTATGAACATAaccacaaattattttttaattacataagGGGGTTTGGAACCTAGATGCCAGTTGGAAGGAGGGGGAAAATATGCTGCCAACCCACCGCAGGTAAACCCCATTGGCTGTGTCAAGTATATTTTTCTTGATGAAAAAAGGGGGCAAAGACCCCCTAGAGGCTAGAGCAACAGCAACAATCCTTAGCCAGCACCCCGTGTCAAGTATTTCGGTTTCTATagtttttccttgttttttcttgGGCTATATCTAAAAGATGCATATTAGGACTTCCCTAAAGATCACTCATTCTAGGACATCCCAGAGATCACCCATCCTGGATCTAAAAGATGCGTCTTTGGTAACATAACGGAGCAGCAAAAATGAGCAAAATAATTTGGTTGTTTGGTTGGTAAGTCTTTGTCAGATGACTGGCTTTTAgtaatgggtttttttttttttttttttgattgggTAGCTCAAGGCCCATATTAAATCGCACGTTGCAAATACTTGGTGACAAGTCTGTTCAAGATGGGCCTAATCCTCAAAATATTTACTGCACAAAAGATGAGGGCTTAACATAATTCAGCAATTGGGCTTTGGGTCATGGACTTCAGCATAGGCTGAAGAACAATGCAGACTAACTTACAGCAAGTCCAAAATCAAATTCTATGCTGCTAGCAAGTAAAAAAATAGCAAATAATCCAATCCAGGCctcatcataaagaaacaCTCTCATGTAACGGGAATaacattgttttgttattcttaattaataacACACGTAAGATAACGTTTTCATGTGTCATTATACTATTGGCTAAAAATAGCTAAACAATACTATACCTGTTACAAGTAAATTTTTCAATTCATGATGATATAAAAAAGTGACACAAAATCTTGTGACAAAAATCAAATCCTGCAACTTTAGAAGAATATGCCaaatatgccttcgatcttctctCTCATATTGAGCCGAAAATCACTACATCGATTCCCTTCCTTACtattagaaagaaaagaacaaacacGAAATGCAACAATACAAAAACCAGCTTGATGACACTAATTTAtaccataaaaaaattgataactATTGGGTTGGTtcaataaattgaataaacaaaagaaacaataatgtattttttataatgtacatttttatattttgacaGCATCTTATTAGGTTTAACAACATAAACTAATCGAAATTCACGGCATTTCTCATTAGTCAAAGGGCAATCATTGTCACTTGTGTGTTAATGGAGCCCATGTAAACTCAAAACTGTTTTGCAAGAACAGGTAACAGTATATCTAGCAGCATTCTGTGtcttacaaattacaatcaaGCAATGCATGCTGCTTGCTGCTGAGGTTTCAAAACTactttacttttttctttttctgttacAAATGATATTGAAGGAGATGACTCGAACACAGAATTTCAAATTCATAGATAATAACTCATAATCACTTGAGTTATAAAACACTAAATTTTGGCCATTTAGCAAGCACTACATATCAGCGTTGAAAAAGAAGCTAAAAATATTAGGCAGCGATGAGTCAGATCCCATTTAACGTTAATGATAATGTTATATTTTCAATCACAAGCCATAGAATAGTAATTTCCGCAGCTGAGCATCCTTATCAGCTGCCTAAACTTGGTGGTCTCGCCTCAGAAATTTAAGCAAAATGACATGACTTTTTGTTGGAGATTTTATGAGAACATGGAGCCTACTGGGAAATCCACCACACAGCCTCACCCACTTGGTCATCAAGTTGAAGTTTGAACACTTAAAACTACGGAAAATATGTACCTCAATCTGTCTCCCCCTCTTGAAGATAGGTGGTTCAATCTTCTTCAAGatttcatattcatattcGTATTCAAACAAAGCCAACAACTACGACTCTCTCTCATTGTCAAAGTCCCCACCTCTCTCAATTTCTTTACACGCCAAAACCCTAAAGCCAACCATTAAATTAGTCCAACCATATAACTTCTCCAATAAACAATTGAACTCCCAcagaaatatttaaa
Proteins encoded in this window:
- the LOC18767669 gene encoding gibberellin receptor GID1B; this translates as MAGSNEVNVNESKRVVPLNTWVLISNFKLAYNLLRRADGTFNRELAEFLDRKVPANTIPVDGVFSFDHVDRGTGLLNRVYLQAPENEAQWGIVDLEKPLSTTKIVPVIIFFHGGSFTHSSANSAIYDTFCRRLVNTCKAVVVSVNYRRSPEHRYPCAYDDGWATLKWVKSRTWLRSGKDSKVHVYLAGDSSGGNIAHHVAVKAAEAEVEVLGNILLHPMFGGQKRTESEKRLDGKYFVTIQDRDWYWRAFLPEGEDRDHPACNIFGPRDKSLEGLKFPKSLVVVAGFDLVQDWQLAYVEGLKNSGQDVKLLYLKQATIGFYFLPNNEHFYCLMEEISNFVNPDC